The following proteins come from a genomic window of bacterium:
- the fusA gene encoding elongation factor G: MRDYPIEKVRNIGIIAHIDAGKTTTTERILFFTGVSHKIGEVHDGNTVMDWMEQERERGITITSAATTCFWSHSEDPDSEEKRHRINIIDTPGHVDFTVEVERSLRVLDGAVVVFDAKMGVEPQSETVWRQADKYKVPRLCFGNKINALGGDFRMTLASIRERLSPNAFLIVLPIGEHDMHRGIIDLVEQRAWMYADDTHLVLQEEPIPEEMKELVREYREQMLEKIVEVDEQLLARYLEDGELSVDEVKSLIRRGTLSGEFFPVLFADGRSASVTKLLDAVIAYLPSPADVPPARGTDPKTLAEVERPPLDSAPFAALAFKLQSDPFVGQLTFFRVYSGTLESGSYVYNSTRDVKERVGRIVRLHANQREEVKEVFAGTIAAMVGLKDTKTGDTLCDPLHPVILEKITFPEPVISMRIEPKTKHDQEKMGLALRKLGDEDPTFRISTDEETLETIISGMGELHLEIIVDRMRREFSVEATTGKPQVAYKETITGESEAEAKYIRQTGGHGQYGHVKLRLRPIAEPEEGKKQPKNIHREEGYEFINSIKGAIIPNEFIPAVRKGVREAMDRGILAGFPVVNISCELYDGSYHEVDSSEIAFKIAGSQAFQEAAKRARPVLLEPIMRVEVVTPEKFLGDITGNLSSKRGQINAMEERGTMRVVKAQAPLAELFGYVTTLRSLTQGQASPNIEFDHYAIVPPNVAQTIIDARK; the protein is encoded by the coding sequence ATGCGTGATTACCCAATCGAAAAAGTTCGCAATATCGGTATCATCGCCCACATTGACGCGGGCAAGACGACGACGACCGAGCGCATCCTCTTCTTTACCGGCGTCTCGCACAAGATCGGCGAGGTGCATGACGGCAACACGGTGATGGACTGGATGGAGCAGGAGCGCGAGCGCGGCATCACCATCACGAGCGCCGCGACGACCTGCTTTTGGTCTCATTCCGAGGACCCGGATAGTGAAGAAAAACGGCATCGCATCAATATCATAGACACGCCGGGGCACGTAGACTTCACCGTCGAGGTGGAGCGCTCGCTCCGGGTGCTTGACGGCGCGGTCGTGGTCTTTGACGCGAAGATGGGCGTCGAGCCGCAGAGCGAGACCGTCTGGCGGCAGGCGGACAAATATAAAGTGCCGCGGCTCTGTTTCGGAAACAAAATCAATGCGCTCGGCGGCGACTTTCGGATGACGCTCGCGAGTATCCGCGAGCGGCTCTCGCCGAATGCGTTCTTGATTGTGCTCCCGATCGGCGAGCACGATATGCACCGCGGGATCATCGATCTCGTGGAGCAGAGAGCGTGGATGTACGCGGACGATACGCATTTGGTGTTGCAGGAAGAGCCGATACCGGAGGAGATGAAAGAGCTGGTGCGCGAATACCGCGAGCAGATGCTTGAGAAAATAGTCGAGGTAGACGAGCAGCTGCTTGCGCGCTACCTCGAGGACGGGGAGCTCTCAGTGGACGAAGTGAAATCGCTGATCCGCCGCGGCACGCTCTCCGGCGAATTTTTCCCGGTGCTGTTTGCGGACGGCCGGAGCGCATCAGTGACGAAGCTCCTCGACGCCGTCATCGCGTATCTTCCCTCGCCCGCAGACGTGCCGCCAGCACGGGGTACGGATCCGAAGACGCTCGCTGAAGTCGAGCGGCCGCCCTTGGACAGCGCGCCGTTTGCAGCGCTCGCCTTCAAGCTCCAGTCTGACCCCTTCGTGGGGCAGCTCACGTTCTTCCGCGTCTACTCTGGTACTCTCGAGAGCGGCTCGTACGTCTACAATAGTACGCGTGACGTCAAAGAGCGTGTCGGGCGCATTGTGCGGCTCCACGCAAACCAGCGCGAGGAGGTGAAGGAAGTGTTTGCGGGCACGATCGCTGCGATGGTGGGGCTGAAGGACACGAAGACCGGCGACACGCTCTGCGATCCCCTGCATCCCGTCATTCTTGAAAAAATTACCTTCCCCGAGCCGGTGATTTCGATGCGTATCGAGCCGAAGACGAAGCACGATCAGGAGAAGATGGGCCTTGCGCTCCGCAAGCTCGGCGACGAGGACCCGACGTTTCGGATTTCGACCGACGAAGAGACGCTCGAGACCATTATCTCCGGCATGGGGGAGCTCCACCTTGAGATAATCGTGGATCGGATGCGCCGTGAGTTCAGTGTGGAGGCAACGACGGGGAAGCCCCAGGTCGCCTACAAGGAGACCATTACCGGCGAGTCCGAGGCCGAGGCCAAGTACATCCGCCAGACCGGAGGCCACGGCCAGTACGGGCATGTGAAGCTCCGCTTGAGACCCATCGCGGAGCCGGAAGAAGGCAAAAAGCAGCCAAAAAACATCCATCGTGAGGAGGGATACGAATTTATCAACTCGATTAAGGGCGCGATTATTCCGAACGAGTTTATCCCCGCGGTGCGCAAAGGTGTGCGCGAGGCGATGGATCGGGGGATTCTTGCGGGCTTTCCGGTGGTGAATATCTCCTGCGAGCTCTACGACGGCTCGTATCATGAGGTGGACTCGTCCGAAATCGCGTTCAAGATCGCGGGCTCGCAGGCATTCCAGGAGGCGGCAAAGCGTGCGCGACCGGTCTTGCTTGAGCCAATCATGCGCGTCGAGGTGGTAACGCCGGAGAAATTCCTCGGCGACATCACGGGCAACCTCTCCTCAAAGCGCGGGCAGATCAATGCCATGGAGGAGCGCGGGACTATGCGCGTCGTCAAAGCCCAGGCGCCGCTCGCCGAGCTCTTCGGCTATGTGACGACGCTCCGCTCGCTCACCCAAGGCCAGGCGAGTCCCAATATTGAGTTCGACCACTACGCGATCGTGCCGCCGAACGTGGCGCAGACGATCATTGACGCGAGGAAATAA
- the dnaJ gene encoding molecular chaperone DnaJ, producing MKDYYTILGVPRGSSKDDIKKAFRKLAHKYHPDKTGGDATRFKEASEAYAVLSDDKKRGEYDVYGRVFSEGGPSGPQGAPSGFDFNDFARAFSGFKEFEDIDLGDLFGDIFGFSGGARRGAPRGRDISIDVEISFADSVFGVERKLLLTKTSSCSECSGSGAKRGSETISCSACNGKGKIHETRRSFFGTFTSVSSCSACHGSGTMPKDKCSACRGAGVRRAQEEIAITIPPGIESGEMIRLTGAGEAVPGGVAGDLYVKIHVQKHPRFRKEGANLETDLSVKLTDALLGASYTLPTLEGDIEVTIPEGITHGEILRVRGKGIPLDRSRRGDLLITIKIQFPTRLSKKSRAALEELRREGI from the coding sequence ATGAAAGATTACTATACAATCCTTGGAGTTCCGCGGGGTTCGTCCAAAGACGACATCAAAAAGGCGTTTCGGAAGCTCGCGCATAAGTATCACCCGGACAAGACGGGCGGGGACGCGACGAGGTTCAAAGAGGCGAGCGAGGCGTATGCAGTGCTCTCCGACGACAAGAAACGCGGCGAGTATGACGTCTACGGCCGCGTGTTCTCCGAAGGAGGGCCGAGCGGCCCGCAGGGCGCGCCGAGCGGTTTTGACTTTAACGACTTTGCGCGTGCCTTTAGCGGCTTCAAGGAGTTTGAGGACATTGACCTCGGCGACCTCTTCGGCGATATTTTTGGTTTCTCTGGCGGCGCGCGCCGAGGAGCGCCGCGCGGCCGCGACATCTCGATAGACGTCGAGATCTCATTTGCGGACTCGGTTTTCGGCGTCGAGCGCAAGCTGCTCCTCACGAAAACGTCGAGCTGCAGTGAATGCTCTGGCTCCGGCGCCAAGCGAGGGAGCGAAACCATCTCCTGCAGCGCCTGCAACGGCAAGGGAAAGATACATGAGACGCGCCGATCATTCTTCGGTACGTTCACGTCGGTGAGCAGCTGCAGCGCCTGCCACGGCAGCGGGACAATGCCAAAAGATAAATGCAGCGCCTGCAGAGGGGCGGGCGTACGCCGCGCGCAGGAGGAGATCGCGATTACCATCCCGCCGGGGATCGAGAGCGGCGAGATGATCCGACTCACCGGCGCAGGGGAGGCAGTGCCGGGAGGCGTCGCGGGCGACCTCTATGTGAAAATTCATGTACAAAAGCATCCGCGCTTCCGCAAAGAAGGCGCGAACCTTGAAACGGACCTCAGCGTGAAGCTCACCGACGCGCTCCTCGGTGCGAGCTATACACTCCCGACACTCGAGGGCGACATCGAAGTCACGATTCCCGAAGGCATTACGCACGGGGAGATTCTCCGCGTGCGCGGCAAGGGCATTCCTCTTGACCGCTCTCGCCGCGGCGACCTCCTCATCACGATCAAGATCCAATTCCCCACGCGTCTTTCAAAAAAATCCCGCGCAGCGCTTGAGGAGTTGCGTAGAGAGGGCATCTAA
- a CDS encoding HAMP domain-containing sensor histidine kinase translates to MHFPKHAGNIFTLSPRLRLTLALLLSPLVTAAAILTAGLLNRVLWGALTALTAAGAATAAFSAVRTLSKHNQELEVWLHENTDSARLLVRKDRESSRANDEYSRVAGEFSEVGKVLVRRDIELSSANTRLEGLDLVKSEFVSVAAHQLRTPLTGVRWSLQSLVDGELGPLSEEQLKILNESLGVTVTATELISDLLDTARIEEGRFGFVPVEQDFLPIIEKVVNATRPVAKRKRVAFSISLPSVLPSISIDAEKVGIVIDNLINNAIKYTPEGGAVALTVRKKARDIEVSVADTGIGIPKEQQRQVFDQFFRARNAKLYATAGTGLGLYMAKNIVENHGGKMDFTSAENEGTTIRFTIPLRQTNPASSPR, encoded by the coding sequence ATGCACTTTCCCAAACATGCCGGCAATATCTTTACTCTCTCCCCCCGCCTCCGCCTTACCCTCGCGCTCCTTCTCTCGCCGCTCGTGACTGCGGCCGCGATTTTAACGGCAGGCCTGCTTAACCGCGTGCTCTGGGGCGCTCTCACCGCCCTCACTGCAGCGGGGGCGGCGACGGCAGCGTTCAGCGCCGTGCGCACGCTCAGCAAACACAACCAAGAGCTCGAAGTATGGCTTCACGAGAACACCGATAGCGCACGGCTTCTCGTGCGCAAAGACCGAGAGTCCTCCCGGGCGAACGATGAGTATTCCCGCGTCGCGGGTGAATTCAGCGAGGTCGGCAAGGTGCTCGTGCGCCGTGATATCGAGCTCTCGAGCGCGAACACGCGCCTCGAAGGCCTTGATCTCGTCAAATCAGAATTCGTCTCAGTCGCGGCGCACCAGCTCCGGACACCTCTCACAGGCGTGCGTTGGTCGCTCCAGTCGCTTGTTGACGGCGAACTCGGGCCGCTCAGTGAGGAACAGCTCAAAATACTCAATGAGAGCCTCGGGGTGACAGTCACTGCGACAGAGCTCATTAGCGACCTCCTCGACACTGCGCGCATCGAGGAAGGACGCTTTGGCTTCGTGCCGGTGGAACAGGATTTCCTGCCGATTATTGAAAAGGTCGTTAACGCAACGCGTCCTGTTGCCAAGCGTAAGCGAGTCGCTTTCTCAATCTCTCTGCCCTCCGTGCTGCCCTCAATTTCGATCGACGCAGAAAAAGTCGGCATCGTTATTGACAACCTTATCAACAACGCGATCAAATATACGCCTGAAGGAGGTGCGGTCGCGCTCACCGTACGAAAGAAGGCGCGAGACATCGAGGTCAGCGTCGCAGACACCGGCATTGGCATCCCGAAGGAGCAACAGCGCCAGGTCTTCGATCAATTCTTCCGCGCCAGAAATGCTAAACTCTATGCTACCGCCGGCACCGGCCTCGGCCTCTACATGGCGAAAAATATCGTCGAAAACCACGGCGGTAAGATGGATTTCACCAGCGCTGAAAACGAAGGCACTACCATACGATTCACGATCCCGCTCCGCCAGACGAATCCTGCATCTTCTCCACGATAG
- a CDS encoding ThiF family adenylyltransferase, which translates to MSSERHGQHKGRLMGKPVLIGAARAHRSGSVRYLKNGTACIKIPDISEIRIPRARQFDLTEATIFGLNERLTSTAASPIVGARGRMQKTLRDVFNAEWQRYARALERAEDAGSFNYGIYALYRGEQTLVRYASPKWHRIVAIASSSTLLTDPRRELSWQEVQSCFAKTTIAVAGGSVGGNVLHCAVMDMRPAAVKIADKSVYKMENINRVRLRYDELVSSNEHRSSLAETLLRNKAEVLATQLYAIDPFLRAYVYAEGITHETLGPFLDGTGREPAVDIIVEEVDDPRTKILLREAARERRLPLIMVSDFGSAVQLDVSRYDLNPSAPLAYGTEDALLRTRTDALYERVGDRDAFFDFVDALAGTDYRTGELAAILRGSCEIPTSTIIPQLGSTAAMAGAIAAETIARVRLGHRYPSRVVMNKHTCAVKRYE; encoded by the coding sequence ATGTCCTCGGAGCGTCATGGACAGCACAAGGGGCGACTTATGGGCAAGCCCGTGCTGATCGGTGCTGCCCGAGCGCACCGAAGCGGCAGCGTCCGCTATCTTAAAAACGGCACCGCATGTATCAAAATTCCTGACATAAGCGAGATACGCATTCCACGTGCGCGGCAATTTGATCTCACCGAGGCTACGATCTTCGGGCTTAACGAACGTTTGACTTCTACTGCCGCTTCACCAATTGTTGGTGCTCGGGGCAGGATGCAGAAAACGCTTCGCGACGTGTTCAACGCCGAGTGGCAGAGGTATGCGAGAGCCTTGGAGCGCGCCGAGGACGCCGGTTCTTTTAACTACGGCATCTATGCTCTGTATCGAGGCGAACAGACCCTTGTGCGTTACGCGTCGCCCAAGTGGCACCGGATCGTTGCTATCGCCAGCAGCTCCACGCTGCTCACCGATCCTCGGCGAGAACTCAGCTGGCAGGAGGTACAGTCGTGTTTCGCGAAGACAACGATCGCGGTTGCAGGCGGGAGCGTCGGTGGTAATGTGCTCCACTGTGCGGTGATGGACATGCGTCCGGCCGCGGTTAAAATCGCGGACAAAAGCGTGTATAAAATGGAAAATATTAATCGCGTACGGCTTCGCTACGATGAACTTGTTTCGTCAAATGAACACCGCTCCTCTCTTGCCGAGACGCTCCTGCGCAACAAGGCAGAAGTATTGGCGACGCAACTCTACGCGATAGATCCGTTTTTGAGAGCGTATGTGTATGCAGAGGGCATTACGCACGAGACACTTGGGCCGTTTCTCGACGGTACCGGCCGAGAACCCGCAGTGGATATCATCGTCGAGGAAGTAGATGACCCTCGTACCAAAATCTTACTCCGCGAAGCCGCGCGCGAGCGGCGCTTGCCGCTCATCATGGTCTCTGACTTTGGGTCCGCGGTGCAACTCGATGTCTCGCGATATGACCTCAACCCATCGGCACCGCTCGCGTACGGTACGGAAGATGCGCTCCTTCGTACGCGCACTGATGCATTGTATGAACGAGTCGGTGACCGCGACGCTTTTTTTGATTTTGTCGATGCGCTCGCCGGCACCGACTATCGCACTGGTGAGCTCGCGGCGATTCTTCGAGGCTCGTGCGAAATCCCTACTTCCACCATCATACCGCAACTCGGCTCAACCGCCGCGATGGCAGGCGCCATCGCGGCGGAAACCATAGCGCGTGTACGCCTAGGACATCGCTATCCATCGCGCGTCGTTATGAATAAGCACACATGTGCCGTGAAGCGATATGAGTGA
- the dnaK gene encoding molecular chaperone DnaK: MSKIIGIDLGTTFSAVAVVEGGEPRIIENAEGARTTPSIAALSKTGERLVGLIAKRQAVTNPKNTIYGIKRFIGHRFDEQEVQKDKGSVPFEVRRSESGGVEVKQGEKWYRPEEVSAMILQKLKADAEAKLGGPITEAIITVPAYFNDSQRKATQDAGRIAGLDVKRIINEPTAAALAYGFNKKKEEKIVVFDFGGGTFDVSVLEVGDDVVEVKSTDGDAHMGGKDIDQKIIHWIADEYRKQSGIDVRADPLALQRLDEAAEKVKHELSSTTQSEINIPFITSDSSGPKHLLMNMTRATLEELAREYIDRSIEIAKRAMDASPFKINEIDEVILVGGQTRMPAIEEAVKKFFGKEPNKSINPDEVVALGAAIQGGILRGEVKDVLLLDVIPLSLGIETMGNIATKLIERNTTIPTSRTQVFSTAADNQTSVEIHVVQGERAMAADNKSLGRFILDGLPPAPRGMPQVEVTFDVDANGILNVTARDKASGKAQSIRIEARSGLTEADIERMRKDAESHGEDDRRKREEAEARNSAEQLIYTAEKALRDAGDKVDSAVKTAVEEKLAALKKARDENNIDGMKSATAALSQEISKIGEQMYKAQQEQQKGSESDKKDDGGGVRDAEFKEKGDDTSDKQ, from the coding sequence ATGAGTAAAATAATCGGCATTGATCTCGGCACGACATTCTCGGCGGTTGCGGTCGTCGAGGGCGGTGAGCCGCGGATTATTGAGAACGCAGAGGGCGCGCGCACGACGCCTTCGATTGCCGCGCTCTCGAAGACTGGCGAGCGACTCGTCGGGCTCATTGCTAAGCGTCAGGCAGTAACGAACCCGAAAAATACGATCTACGGCATCAAGCGCTTTATCGGCCACCGCTTCGACGAGCAGGAAGTACAGAAAGACAAAGGCTCGGTGCCCTTCGAGGTACGACGCTCCGAGAGCGGCGGTGTTGAGGTGAAGCAGGGGGAGAAGTGGTACCGGCCGGAGGAAGTGTCCGCGATGATCCTCCAGAAGTTGAAGGCCGACGCCGAGGCCAAGCTCGGCGGCCCGATCACCGAGGCTATAATCACGGTGCCCGCATACTTCAACGACTCTCAGCGCAAAGCGACGCAGGATGCGGGGCGGATCGCGGGGCTCGATGTCAAGCGCATCATCAACGAGCCGACCGCGGCCGCGCTCGCCTATGGCTTCAATAAGAAAAAGGAAGAGAAGATTGTCGTGTTCGACTTCGGCGGCGGCACGTTCGACGTCTCGGTGCTCGAGGTCGGCGACGACGTGGTTGAGGTGAAGTCAACGGATGGCGACGCGCACATGGGCGGCAAGGATATCGACCAGAAGATAATCCACTGGATTGCGGACGAGTACCGCAAACAGAGCGGCATTGATGTCCGCGCCGATCCTCTGGCGCTCCAGCGACTCGACGAAGCGGCGGAGAAAGTAAAGCACGAGCTCTCCTCGACGACCCAGAGCGAGATCAATATCCCGTTTATCACTTCGGATAGCTCGGGCCCCAAACACCTTCTTATGAATATGACGCGCGCTACGCTCGAGGAGCTTGCACGGGAGTACATTGACCGCTCGATCGAGATTGCGAAGCGCGCGATGGATGCCTCGCCGTTTAAGATCAATGAAATTGACGAGGTGATTCTCGTCGGGGGACAGACGCGCATGCCCGCAATCGAGGAAGCAGTGAAAAAGTTTTTCGGCAAAGAGCCAAACAAATCGATCAATCCTGACGAAGTCGTTGCGCTCGGCGCAGCGATCCAGGGCGGGATTCTCCGCGGCGAGGTGAAAGACGTGCTCCTCCTTGATGTGATTCCGCTCTCACTCGGTATTGAAACTATGGGAAACATCGCGACAAAATTGATCGAGCGCAACACGACCATTCCGACCTCCCGGACACAGGTGTTTTCGACCGCTGCTGATAACCAGACCAGCGTCGAAATCCACGTCGTGCAGGGCGAGCGGGCCATGGCCGCGGACAACAAATCGCTCGGCCGCTTCATTCTCGACGGGCTCCCTCCGGCTCCCCGCGGCATGCCCCAGGTTGAGGTAACATTCGACGTTGACGCAAACGGCATCCTCAACGTGACCGCGCGCGACAAGGCGAGTGGAAAGGCGCAATCAATCCGCATCGAGGCTCGCTCAGGGCTCACCGAGGCCGATATCGAGCGGATGAGAAAAGACGCAGAGAGCCATGGCGAGGATGATCGACGCAAGCGGGAGGAGGCAGAGGCGCGCAACAGCGCCGAGCAGCTGATTTACACCGCGGAGAAGGCGCTCCGCGACGCGGGGGACAAGGTTGACAGCGCGGTGAAAACCGCAGTCGAGGAGAAACTCGCGGCGCTGAAAAAAGCGCGCGATGAAAACAACATCGATGGCATGAAATCCGCAACCGCAGCGCTCTCGCAAGAAATTTCAAAAATCGGCGAGCAAATGTATAAAGCGCAACAAGAGCAGCAGAAGGGAAGTGAGAGCGACAAGAAGGACGATGGGGGAGGGGTGAGGGATGCGGAGTTTAAGGAGAAGGGAGACGATACGAGCGACAAGCAGTAA
- the trpS gene encoding tryptophan--tRNA ligase produces the protein MTADGQKTLLSGVKPTGRPHIGNYFGAMRQFVELSRQHGGGFFMIADYHALTTLYDPRSLAENTIGVALDYLAIGLDPERAVIFKQSDVQAHTELAWIFDCITTMPYLMRAHAFKDAEAKNKEISVGTFNYPMLMAADILLYSPDIVPVGDDQKQHLEIARDTAAKFNGIFGETFKLPEPHILEHVGTVPGLDGRKMSKSYKNTIPLFAEDEEIAQLVMNIVTDSRAKGEPLDPHTDTVFALHSLFANETELARLAERYRSGSIGYRESKELLVERLKTFAAPLREKRRNMASDRARVLDVLEEGARKALARAGATMADVRRKIGVCSYPG, from the coding sequence ATGACAGCGGACGGGCAAAAAACGCTCCTCTCCGGCGTGAAGCCGACGGGAAGGCCGCACATTGGCAACTACTTTGGCGCGATGAGGCAGTTCGTCGAGCTCTCGCGGCAGCACGGCGGCGGATTTTTCATGATCGCCGATTATCATGCGCTCACTACTCTCTACGACCCGCGCTCTCTTGCCGAGAACACGATCGGCGTTGCACTCGACTACCTCGCGATCGGGCTTGATCCGGAGCGCGCCGTGATTTTTAAACAGTCGGACGTGCAAGCGCATACCGAGCTTGCATGGATCTTTGATTGCATTACGACGATGCCCTACCTCATGCGCGCGCACGCGTTCAAGGATGCCGAGGCGAAAAATAAAGAGATCAGCGTCGGCACGTTCAATTACCCGATGCTCATGGCCGCGGACATCCTGCTCTACAGCCCCGACATCGTGCCGGTCGGGGACGACCAGAAACAGCATCTCGAGATTGCGCGCGACACGGCAGCAAAATTCAACGGCATTTTTGGCGAGACCTTCAAGCTGCCAGAGCCGCACATACTCGAGCATGTCGGCACCGTCCCCGGGCTCGACGGCCGCAAGATGAGCAAGAGCTACAAAAACACCATCCCGCTCTTTGCAGAAGATGAAGAAATTGCGCAGCTTGTAATGAATATCGTGACGGATTCCCGAGCCAAAGGCGAGCCACTTGATCCGCACACTGATACTGTTTTTGCGCTCCACTCTCTTTTTGCGAACGAAACGGAACTCGCTCGGCTTGCCGAGAGATATCGAAGCGGCAGCATCGGCTACAGAGAATCAAAGGAGCTCCTCGTCGAGCGCCTGAAGACATTTGCCGCACCCCTGCGCGAAAAACGCAGAAACATGGCGAGCGATAGAGCGCGTGTACTCGATGTGCTCGAGGAAGGCGCAAGAAAAGCTCTGGCGAGGGCGGGCGCGACAATGGCAGACGTGCGCCGAAAAATCGGCGTATGCTCATACCCGGGGTAG
- a CDS encoding ATP-binding protein: protein MESLSTELLLGALAFSTAGLLGLVVFLRDRKSATHQLFFVLAVLIEAYIVVNFVSLHPPRTTPESQLFWIRMVMFVVSYIGPTLLLLVTTFPAKRIRLSWRLLVPVGMLMVASAAASLLPFVFSSIHYPEGEPIPIPGPGIFVFAADFVGLFILSFVVLLVRYRRAVGPERSMLNYLFWGVVVSFSLMAIFAFLFVVVIKTSAFVFLGPIFPVILMASIAYAIVRHRMFNIRLIATEALVVSILIFLFVRLFTRLSTTDIVIDATIFVLSAVFGVLVIRGVHREAAARERIQKLADDLRAANVRLQELDQLKSEFLSLASHQIRTPISVIKGYASLLLEGSIGPLTEQVHEAVDRIFRSGNALALIVDDFLNISRIEQGQLKYDFVEIDLSALLSRLVEEQRSVSEKIGLTLDLHMQTGEPVTIQGDEGKIRQVVANLIDNAIKYTPHGGITVTLGGHAEEGCVHLSVSDTGIGIAKETIPTLFTKFGRAKNASAHNVSGTGLGLYLARQIVQAHGGKIWAESEGEGKGTTLHLELRKRLLS, encoded by the coding sequence ATGGAGTCACTTTCTACTGAGCTTCTTCTTGGCGCGCTCGCATTTAGCACCGCTGGCCTTCTCGGACTTGTTGTATTTTTGCGGGACAGAAAGAGCGCGACCCACCAACTATTCTTCGTGCTTGCCGTTTTGATCGAAGCGTATATCGTCGTTAACTTTGTCTCGCTGCACCCGCCACGCACCACACCGGAGAGCCAGCTCTTCTGGATCCGGATGGTCATGTTCGTCGTGTCATATATCGGACCGACGCTCCTTTTGCTCGTCACGACGTTCCCCGCGAAGCGAATTCGTCTCTCGTGGCGCTTGCTCGTGCCAGTGGGTATGCTCATGGTCGCTTCCGCCGCCGCCTCTCTTTTGCCGTTCGTGTTTTCGTCAATCCACTATCCGGAAGGTGAGCCGATCCCCATTCCCGGCCCCGGCATATTTGTCTTTGCGGCAGACTTCGTCGGCCTTTTTATTCTCAGCTTTGTCGTTCTATTGGTTCGTTATCGCCGTGCAGTGGGACCAGAACGCTCCATGCTCAACTACCTCTTCTGGGGTGTAGTAGTGTCGTTCTCGCTCATGGCGATTTTCGCGTTTCTATTCGTTGTCGTCATCAAAACATCAGCGTTCGTCTTCCTCGGCCCTATTTTCCCGGTGATCCTTATGGCATCGATCGCTTATGCGATCGTTCGGCATAGGATGTTTAACATTCGTCTTATTGCTACTGAAGCGCTTGTCGTCTCCATCCTCATCTTTCTCTTCGTGCGTTTATTTACTCGCCTCTCTACAACAGACATCGTCATCGACGCTACTATCTTTGTTCTCTCTGCGGTGTTCGGGGTGCTTGTGATCCGTGGCGTCCACAGAGAAGCAGCGGCACGCGAGCGGATACAAAAACTTGCTGACGATCTCAGAGCGGCGAACGTTCGCCTCCAAGAGCTCGACCAGCTCAAATCCGAGTTTCTCTCACTTGCCTCGCACCAGATTAGGACGCCGATCTCAGTGATCAAAGGCTATGCATCCCTTCTTCTTGAAGGATCGATCGGGCCACTCACTGAGCAGGTGCACGAGGCGGTGGATCGTATTTTTCGTTCAGGCAACGCGCTCGCGCTCATTGTAGACGACTTTTTGAACATATCACGCATCGAACAGGGGCAGCTGAAGTATGATTTCGTCGAGATTGATCTTTCAGCCCTTCTGTCCCGCCTCGTCGAGGAGCAACGTTCGGTGTCTGAGAAGATAGGACTCACACTCGACCTCCACATGCAAACGGGGGAACCCGTCACCATACAGGGGGACGAAGGAAAAATTCGTCAGGTTGTCGCGAACCTCATCGACAATGCGATTAAGTACACGCCGCATGGGGGCATCACTGTGACGCTCGGAGGGCATGCTGAGGAGGGGTGCGTACACCTCTCGGTTTCTGACACCGGCATCGGCATAGCAAAAGAGACGATCCCAACGCTGTTCACCAAATTCGGCCGTGCAAAGAATGCGAGCGCACATAATGTCTCCGGCACTGGCCTCGGCCTCTACCTTGCAAGACAAATTGTCCAGGCGCACGGCGGTAAAATTTGGGCCGAGTCCGAAGGGGAAGGGAAAGGCACAACCTTACATCTCGAGCTCCGCAAGCGGCTCCTATCGTAG